The Patagioenas fasciata isolate bPatFas1 chromosome 3, bPatFas1.hap1, whole genome shotgun sequence genome contains a region encoding:
- the WASF1 gene encoding actin-binding protein WASF1 isoform X3, which yields MPLVKRNIDPRHLCHTALPRGIKNELECVTNISLANIIRQLSSLSKYAEDIFGELFNEAHSFSFRVNSLQERVDRLSVSVTQLDPKEEELSLQDITMRKAFRSSTIQDQQLFDRKTLPIPLQETYDICEQPPPLNILTPYRDDGKEGLKFYTNPSYFFDLWKEKMLQDTEDKRKEKRKQKQKNLDRPHEPEKVPRAPHDRRREWQKLAQGPELAEDDANLLHKHIEVANGPASHFESRSQAYVDHMDGSYSLSALPYSQMSELLNRAEERVLVRPHEPPPPPPMHGAGDMKPVPPSVSSTTGLVENRPQSPATGRTPVFVSPTPPPPPPPPLPSALSTSSLRAAMTSTPPPPVPPPPPPPAAALQAPAVPPPPAPLQIAPGVLHPAPPPIAPPLAQPSPPVARAAPVCEAVPVHPVPPQAEVQGLPPPPPPPPLPPPGIRPSSPVTVAALSHPPPVLHPPPTTVVPVPHPPLMPPSPPSQVVPAPEPKRHPSTLPVISDARSVLLEAIRKGIQLRKVEEQREQEAKHERIENDVATILSRRIAVEYSDSEDDSEFDEVDWLE from the exons GTAAATACGCTGAAGATATATTTGGTGAACTTTTCAATGAAGCACACAGTTTCTCATTTAGAGTCAACTCCTTACAAGAACGTGTAGATCGCTTATCTGTCAGTGTTACACAACTTGATCCAAAGGAAGAGGAAT TGTCACTGCAGGACATTACAATGAGGAAAGCTTTCCGGAGTTCCACAATTCAAGATCAGCAGCTGTTTGACCGCAAAACTCTGCCTATTCCTTTGCAAGAAACTTATGACATTTGTGAACAGCCTCCTCCACTTAACATTCTCACCCCTTACAG GGATGATGGAAAGGAGGGTTTGAAGTTTTATACCAATCCTTCATACTTCTTTGATctatggaaggaaaaaatgttgcaggacacagaggacaaaagaaaagaaaagaggaagcagAAG CAGAAAAATCTAGATCGCCCTCATGAACCAGAAAAAGTGCCAAGGGCACCTCATGACAGACGGCGAGAGTGGCAGAAGTTAGCCCAAGGTCCGGAGCTCGCAGAAGATGATGCTAACCTCTTACATAAGCACATTGAAGTTGCTAATGGCCCAGCTTCACATTTTGAATCaag ATCTCAAGCATATGTGGACCATATGGATGGATCATACTCGCTTTCTGCATTGCCCTATAGCCAGATGTCTGAGCTTCTGAACAGAGCCGAGGAGCGAGTGTTGGTCAGACCACATGAGCCACCACCGCCACCTCCAATGCATGGAGCCGGAGATATGAAACCTGTGCCTCCTTCTGTTAG TTCTACTACTGGCTTGGTAGAAAACCGTCCCCAGTCTCCAGCAACAGGCAGAACACCAGTGTTTGTGAGCcccactcctcctcctcccccaccaCCACCTCTTCCGTCTGCTTTGTCAACTTCATCATTAAGAGCCGCTATGACTTCCACTCCTCCACCCCCAGTCCCACCGCCCCCACCCCCTCCCGCAGCTGCTCTGCAGGCCCCAGCTGtgccacctccaccagctcctctccaAATAGCTCCTGGAGTCCTACATCCAGCTCCACCTCCCATCgctcctcccctggcacaaccctCTCCTCCTGTCGCTAGAGCTGCCCCTGTGTGCGAAGCTGTACCtgttcacccagttcctcctcaagCTGAAGTACAGGGACTTCctccaccacccccacctcctcccttgcCTCCTCCTGGCATTCGACCCTCTTCTCCTGTCACAGTTGCAGCCCTTTCTCACCCTCCTCCTGTTCTGCACCCTCCTCCCACCACCGTTGTCCCTGTCCCTCATCCCCCCCTAATGCCTCCATCTCCACCGTCCCAAGTGGTTCCTGCTCCTGAACCCAAGCGCCATCCTTCAACTCTTCCTGTCATCAGCGATGCTAGAAGCGTTCTGCTGGAAGCGATACGGAAAG GTATTCAACTACGCAAAGTCGAAGAGCAGCGTGAACAAGAAGCTAAGCATGAGCGCATCGAGAACGATGTTGCTACTATACTTTCTCGTCGCATTGCTGTGGAATACAGCGATTCAGAAGATGACTCAGAATTCGATGAAGTGGATTGGTTAGAGTAG